In the Sulfobacillus thermosulfidooxidans DSM 9293 genome, CCATGATTATCATGACACTTGGTCGTCCCCTGCTAGGTCTGTCGTTAACGCAGGGGTTATTTGTGATTATGGGTCTATTTTTACTGGTCGCGGTGGTGAGTATGGTGAACTGGGAACGCTCATTGCGTCAAGAGACATTGTTCCCCTCCCATAAGATGAGCCAGCTGGAAGGAAGCCAGGAGTTATGACAAATTTAGAGCAGTTCTTGCAAGAGGCTAAATGCCTGTTAGTGGATGATCAGGAAACCAATTTAGACTTATTATCACGCATTCTGAAACGGCGCGGCTATTGCCATATCTATCAAACCCAAGATCCTACCCGGGTTGTGCCCATGGTCAAAACCTTGGCACCCGATATCATTTTGTTGGATTTGCACATGCCAGAGATGGATGGATTTGAAGTCATGGCCGCACTGCGTCCTGTTATTCCACCAACCACGTTTTTGCCGATTTTAGTGCTGACAGCGGATATGCGCTCAGAATCCAAGCAACGAGCATTGGCCGAGGGAGCACGAGATTTTTTGGTTAAACCCTTTGATCCCATTGAAGTCGCCTTACGCGTGAAAAATTTGCTTGAGACTCGGATGCTCTATTTGGATTTGAGTGCCCAAAATGCCGTCTTAGAGCAAAAAGTTCGGGAACGCACAAAAGAGTTAGAAGCTGCTAAACAAGAAATTCTGCGGCTGTTAACACGGTGGTAGAAAAGCCGTCAGGGTCAAACAGCTACATACCAAAACAAGGGAAAAAGGGGAAGGGGGGAATGATTGGTGATGACGATAGTGGATATATTGATTGGTTTGGGGGCTCTGGTAATGTGCTTTGCCGGTCAAGGCACATGGAAAGTGATTCAAATTTTGTCGAGTAATCGCTACCGTAAGACATGGCAGTTGGTCTTTGGTTTTATTTGTGTTTTCACCATAGGCTATCTTTTAACGTTAGGCCTTTTAATTGCGGAAGCGCGATCGTCGTTTTCCCTTATTATTCCCGGCATGGTGTTCTTATTGGGTGCCATCTTTGTATTTATGGTCGTTCGCCTAGGACGGTTAACCATTGAAGATTTACAAGCTAGTACCAAAGCGGCGGAAGCGGCCAACCAGGCGAAAAGCACGTTTTTAGCCAATATGAGTCATGAACTGCGGACACCTCTTAATGCGATTATCGGGTATAGCGAAATGCTATCGGAAAGTGCGGAAGATCTGGAAGATGAGGGATTTGCTCAGGATTTAGAAAAAATTCACCGGGCAGGTAAACACTTATTAGCATTGATTAACGACATTTTGGATATTTCCAAAATTGAATCGGGCAAAATGGATTTGTTTCTCGAAACCTTTGCCGTTGACGATTTAATTCGCGATGTCAGTGAAACCATTGGGCCTTTAATGCAAGCGAACCACAATGAATTTATTGTGCATCAAGAACCCTGGCTGGGATATCTTCATGCGGATTTAACCAAAGTCCGGCAAACGCTGTTTAATTTATTAAGCAACGCGGCCAAATTTACCACACAAGGAACTGTAGAATTACGTGTCAACCGGATAAGGCAGGGTCATGATGTTTTTGTGGAGTTTGTGGTGCGCGATACCGGAATCGGGTTAAGTCCCGAACAGCAATCCCGCCTATTTCAGGCCTTTAGTCAAGCCGATGCCTCGACAACCAGAAAATATGGGGGAACAGGCCTAGGATTGGCAATTAGCCGTCATTTTTGCCAGATGATGGGGGGAGACATTACTGTTGAAAGTGTTGAAGGCCAAGGCTCGACCTTTACCGTGAAATTGCCGGGTTTGGTTCAACAATCCCCGGGGGTAGAGGAAAGCAGCAACAACCAGTATACCGTTTTAGTGATTGATGACGATCCGACGGTCTTAGACCTTATGCAGCGTATGTTAACTCCTATGGGTTACCGCGTAATCACCGCCCTGACAGGTCTTGAGGGGCTTAAGCTTGCCCTGCAAGGCATGCCGGATGTGATTATCCTCGATATTTTATTGCCTATGGTTGATGGCTGGAGCATTCTCACCCGCATTAAACGAGAACCGTTGCTGATGGATATTCCGGTCATCCTGTTATCGATGGCCCCAGATGCCCAACGAGGATATGCCTTGGGAGCTGTCGATGTTTTGGCTAAACCCATTAATCGGGACCGGTTATTCAGCGCACTACAAAAATCGGTAACAGGTTCGCGGCGTTCTGTATTGATTGTTGAAGATCACGAAGATACCCGCCATCTAATCCGCCAGCAATTGGAATTGGCTGAGTGGATGTGTGAGGAAGCAGAAAATGGGACTCAAGCACTTGAACAGTTGAAATCCTTTATTCCCGCAGTGATTGTTTGTGATTTGTTAATGCCGGAAATGGATGGATTTGAACTGATTGCGATATTACGACGCAATCCAGCCTGGCAACGAATTCCTATCATCGTGCTCACAGCTAAGGATATGACGACCGATGATTATCAACGTTTAACAGGAAGTGTCGAGCGGGTGATTTTGAAAGGCAGTTACACCAAAGACGAACTGATGCGGGAATTGCAAAGGATGATCCAAACCGTCAGCAAGCGCGCGGGATAGCATAAACAAGAAGCCTTATGAAAATTCTCCAAACTCAAGGAACAGACCACACATTTTTAAACTTAAAGGAGTAGAGAAAATGATGTCGACGTCCAAGATACCTTTTGCCCAAGACAATTTTCTTGCCAGCCTTTTAATTGCGGTCGGGCACGATGTTAAAAATTATCTAAATGCCATATTAGGGTATAGTGAGCTTTTAGCGGAAGATGCGGTCGACAATGAGGATATTGCCCGGGCGGCAGACTTAGGCAAAATCTATCAATCAGCTCAATCGGTATTGGGCATGGTGGGGCAACTGATAGATTTGGCGAAAGTCGTCGAGGGGACTTGGGAGTTCCAGTGTATGGAAATAAATGTGACAGAGTTTCTCTTAAGTCGGGACGGGGTCGGTGAAAAGATTCAGCTCGATGAAAAGCCGTCTTCATCTCTGGTGGTGCGCACCGATCCCCTGTGGCTCGAAATGGCATGGAAGACGGGCCTTGACATCATGAACCGGGGTTGCCCGCATGAATTGCCCCGGGTTCGCATCGTTAATGAGAAGGACGGCGTAAGAATTCGCATGGAACGTGCCATGCAATATCCGCTCAAACTGAACGCCCTGGAGTTGCTCACTGTCAGTTTAGAACGTGCCGCCTTTCACGTTTTGGCGGGAGATTTATGGTGTGGAACCGAAGACGGAGGAGGGTTGCGGGTGGTGTTTATGATCCATTTGCCGCATCACAATGTGCAGGAGAAGGATTATGCGTGATAGCCTAACGCCAAGACTTCGGTGGGCTACAGGAATTGCTGTGGGACTGGATGGCTATAATTTGACTGTGGTGACCGCGAGTTTAATTGCCTTGACCCGGCAATTTCATTTGAGTGATTTCGCCACCATTGAACTCGCTCTAGGAACCTTATTTGGTTCCCTTCTGGGTGGTATTTTGGCGGGAACTTTGACCGATCATGTGGGCCGACTAAAAGTCTTTACCTATGATTTATGGTTTTTTGTCCTCTTCAGCCTCACATCGGCTCTTTCCCCGTCTTTTGGAATTTTGCTCGTCAGTCGGATTTTTCTTGGTTTTGCTATCGGCGCTGACTATGCCATTGCACCGGCTTATGTGGCAGAATTTTCTCCGAGCAAAAACCGTGGGTTTCAGCTGGGGTTTATCTGGCTTATGTGGCCCATTGGCACCACTTTAAGTTTCGTCCTTTCTGGCATTATTTTTTCTGTCGTCCCGCCCTTAATCGCCTGGCGCATTGTCTTTGCCTTGGCAGCTTTGCCCGCGGTCGTGGGAATTTGGTTGCGAAAGTCCCTGCCAGAATCTCCGCGTTGGTTGATTGCTATGGGACAAGAAGATCAAGGACATCAGCTCATTGACACCTATCAGTTGGAACCTGTGAATTATTCTTACCCAGACCCTCATACCACCTCTTTTCGCCAGAGTTTTGCGAATCGGTGGATTCTGATTCTCGGCACCTGGTTTTTCTTAACGATGGCCAGTTATGGCATGGGTCTCATTCTTCCGGTGATGTTAACGCGTTCGGGATTAACAGGACAAATGGGCGCGATTTGGGGAACCGCTTTGGTGAATGTCGGGGGAATCGTGGGATCGTTCGTGGCCATGTGGCATCTCGACCGGATTGGGCGCAAGTCTCTGCAAATCGTGGGATTTGGGATTGCGAGCCTCATGTTGGGATTAGTGGCCGCGCTCACTGCGGCATCGCACGTAGCTCCTTTCGTTATTATTCTGCTGTTGACTGTAGGGGAGACCATGAGCATGTATGGCCCAGGTACGGTGACAGGCATTTATCCAGCCGAACTGTTTCCAACCCATCGGCGTGCTACCGCTCTCGGTGTGGCTACCGCGGTTAGTCGACTGGGCGCTATTGCGGGCGCCTTACTCTTTGGACTAATTAATCAGCAAGGAGGATTAAGTCCTGTGGCCGGAGTCGCGGCCCTCATTATGCTGGGCGGGAGTCTTCTGACATGGATATTTGGCACGGAGACACGGCAACGCAGTTTAGAAGACTTGAATGCTCCATCTGGCGTGTTTGACAGATCAGAAATGCTGTGACGAAAGGAGCGATCATAGATGAGTAAGATCTTATTAGTTGAAGATAACGAAATGAACCGGGATATGCTATCTCGTCGACTGACGAGACGGCATTATGAGGTCATTTTAGCGACAGATGGGCAAGAGGGCGTTGAGCGTTGCCGAAGCGAGCATCCCGATGTGGTTCTTATGGATATTAGTTTGCCGGTATTAGATGGCTGGCAAGCAATTGCTCTCTTAAAACATGACCCCCTGACTCAAAATATTCCTATTATCGCATTGACCGCCCATGCTTTAGCCGCTGATCGTCAACGGGCCTTCGATGAGGGATGTGAAGATTTTGATACCAAACCGGTAGATCTTCCCCGCCTAATTGGCAAAATTGAAGCTGTTCTGGCCAAAAGCCGTCAATAGGAGTCAAAGGAAGCTGCCGGTTAATCACAGCCTGGGATACCAAGTACTGTGGCTAACTGGCTTATTCTCATGTGCCCTCTAAGATTGATTATTATTCTCGAAGTGATATACTACCTAACAGTTTTCTTCAATGCGCTGACTTTTTCTTTGACCAGAAAGTTTTATTGGGAAATGAAAGTCTGTTATCTGAACTTTTTCATACACGGGCGTTTCGGTTTCGGTGGTGATTTTTTAGGCGGGTTTGGGAGGCTATAGCGGCGTGTTAACTAAAGATACTTTGAAATTTGCGGGATTGGTCATTGCGACAACCGCCCTGATGGGGTCCTCGTTTGCCATTGGGAAAATAGGGTTGCAGTTCATTTCTCCTTTTTTATTGGTAGCGGTACGTTTTTTGATCGCCGGCATTGTCATGGCAATAATCGTGCGCCATCGCCCATTGCCACAGCACATAGGAGACTGGGTGCGCGTGGGGATTATTGGCCTATTTCAAACGGCTGGCGTGATGGGAATGATTTTTTTAAGTTTAGAGACAATCTCCGCAGGCGAGTCGTCGATTCTCACGTTCGTTAACCCGCTGTTAGTGGTCATCTTAGCGACGATTTTTACCAAAGCCCGCTACACATTACGGCAATACCTGGGGGTCCTTTTAGGATTTTTCGGGGTCGTGGTGACCTTGGGAGGAAATTTCTCTATTCATATGGGCGTGGTCTATGGTTTTACTGGAGCTTTGTCGTGGGCGATTGCCACTCTTTTGATAAAGCGCTGGGGAGCACGCTTTGACATTTGGATTTTAACGGCCTATCAGATGATGATTGGCGGATTGATCTTGATGATTGCCGCTGTCAATTTGGAGACTCCGCGCTTTGTGGTAAACATGGAATCCATTGTCATCGTATTGTGGTTAGCCCTTATGGCTTCCGTTGTCCAATTTGGGATTTGGTTTTATTTACTTCATCATAACGATCCCGGAAAAGTGAGCGCGTTTTTGTTTTTGGCCCCATTTTTCGGTGTGCTATTCGGATGGCTCCTGCTACATGAGATAATCACACAGACCGTGATGGTTGGAGGTCTATTGATTATTGGCGGGATTATCTTGGTCAATTGGCCCACGCGCACTTTTCCGGTCCATGCGGTGAAAAACTGCCCGGATTAAAGCGCTTACCTATGTGATTTGTTAGCATTGTGGCTTGATAAGAGATTGCCCCGGTTCTTTTCGGAACCGGGGCAATTTCCAATGATAAAGATATGAAGATATTACGAGTGCAAATACTCCCGCCATGACGTGTCTTCCATCATCGGGCTCCACAAGGTGACATAAGGTCCTCTGATTAATGTCTTTAATACCTTGTCATGCTGGGCTCGGTAGCGCGTATTCACCACAACCCGGGAAATGCCGAATTGAGCCGTGGCGAGATCTTGCCACTCCATGTGAACGACGTATTCCTTGGGTGTCGGGGCTGCTTGTAATGTTTCAAAGTTTCCTGATTGCGCACGCGGCGGGTAATCACCTAGGGTTTGCAAGGCTTGATGAATCCCTTCGGGTGTGAGCTGCAAACTGCCGATGGCGGATGCGCCAATTTGTTTCAAAACCATATAGCCAAGGAATCCTGGGGCCTTCTTAAACATTTGCATGAGATCTTCAATGGCGGATTCGAAGGCATTCTCCATGCCAGGAATAATGGTGTGCTCAGATGCGGCAATGACACGTTGGCCATAGGGCATAGATACTGGCGGGACAGGTTGTCCGGCCATAAATTGGCTGCCTAATGTCGCGGGCACATCTGTTAACGCCATATTGTCTGGTAAATCACTGCTAACGATTTCATAGATTGGTTCCCATGGACCCTCAATGACCATGCCCAAACAACTGGAACACAGCCGGAAAATCGAATCAAACTGCTGTACGTGCATCTCTTCATGATCTTCCCACCGCTTCCACATGGTGTACTGGCGAATGCCTAAGGGATTGAGGGTTTGACGCATGTCCATTTCGGCACCGCCGTACCGTCCACCCATTGGGAAAACCCCGATTTGCACATGGTTTTGGAATCCTACAAATCCGGAATGGTTGGCCGTGACCATACAAACCTTGGGACCTACTGATTCAAATAGCCGAAAAGAATCAGGGTGATTCGCAACTTTCGCACTGTTAATCGCAATATAAGGTTTTGGCATTTGGCGTTCTCCCTCCGTATTTTGTGAAGTTGGGTCTAAACCCGAGTACAGTGTTGATCGACTATAGTATCTAGACAATATCTCATAAGTATTTAAATGTTTAAAATGATGAACAGTAGTGAAACACATAAATTCAATTAGGATTAGGATAAAAGGATGATGTGGGCGCAAAATCGTCTGTTGGTGCTGATGAGAGCGCTTTGGGAGATCCCGGTGGGGACGATGATGGGGCATGGTGCAGCCAGAACGACAAACAAAACCAAGAACAGTGCGAAAGTTTTTAAAGAAGCGTGGAAATTTGGTATAAAACGACAACCGCTTTTGGAGAGATAAAAAAGAGCTATGTACAGGGAAGGGAAAGGATCACGGGCCGGCTTAAGGCACATGAGCAAGTTGTCAGACTTTGAAATTGTGGAGGATTAAGAAAAATAATGGTGTGATGAAAAAGGCGACGGTTGTCGTTTTTACTGGACTGATCAAGGAGCAAGACAAGCGACATATAATTCGAGATAACTAATTCATAGAAATTGAGATGAAACATAAAAAATATAGAAAATTATATCAAACAGTTGATATTACGTCGTGTATAAGTTTATATTAGTTTTAACGGATCTGCTAGATAAGTTTAACTAGCATGAATTAAGGATCCGGTTATGTAAATACAATCACTTCGCTTAATCCCGTTTTCGTTGACTTTAACAAAACAAGGGGGGACTTTTTGTGCCCGATCCGATAGTCCATGTGATATGGATTAATGCAGGACTGAGCTGTGATGGTGATTCCGTGGGTTTAACCGCGGCCACTCAGCCCAGCGTGGAAGATTTAGCACTGGGATATTTGCCGGGTGTGCCCAATGTTCGCTTTCACTGGCCCTTAGTCGATTATGACAATGGGGATGAACTCATGGCGTGGTGGTGGAAAGCCGCGAACGGTGAGCTCGATCCCTTTGTGTTAGTGGTTGAAGGCTCCATTCCCAATGAGAAGATTCATGCCGAAGGATATTGGGCGGCCATGGGGAATAATCCCGAAACGGGTCAACCGATGACG is a window encoding:
- the sor gene encoding sulfur oxygenase/reductase; this encodes MPKPYIAINSAKVANHPDSFRLFESVGPKVCMVTANHSGFVGFQNHVQIGVFPMGGRYGGAEMDMRQTLNPLGIRQYTMWKRWEDHEEMHVQQFDSIFRLCSSCLGMVIEGPWEPIYEIVSSDLPDNMALTDVPATLGSQFMAGQPVPPVSMPYGQRVIAASEHTIIPGMENAFESAIEDLMQMFKKAPGFLGYMVLKQIGASAIGSLQLTPEGIHQALQTLGDYPPRAQSGNFETLQAAPTPKEYVVHMEWQDLATAQFGISRVVVNTRYRAQHDKVLKTLIRGPYVTLWSPMMEDTSWREYLHS
- a CDS encoding DMT family transporter, which codes for MLTKDTLKFAGLVIATTALMGSSFAIGKIGLQFISPFLLVAVRFLIAGIVMAIIVRHRPLPQHIGDWVRVGIIGLFQTAGVMGMIFLSLETISAGESSILTFVNPLLVVILATIFTKARYTLRQYLGVLLGFFGVVVTLGGNFSIHMGVVYGFTGALSWAIATLLIKRWGARFDIWILTAYQMMIGGLILMIAAVNLETPRFVVNMESIVIVLWLALMASVVQFGIWFYLLHHNDPGKVSAFLFLAPFFGVLFGWLLLHEIITQTVMVGGLLIIGGIILVNWPTRTFPVHAVKNCPD
- a CDS encoding histidine kinase dimerization/phospho-acceptor domain-containing protein, with protein sequence MMSTSKIPFAQDNFLASLLIAVGHDVKNYLNAILGYSELLAEDAVDNEDIARAADLGKIYQSAQSVLGMVGQLIDLAKVVEGTWEFQCMEINVTEFLLSRDGVGEKIQLDEKPSSSLVVRTDPLWLEMAWKTGLDIMNRGCPHELPRVRIVNEKDGVRIRMERAMQYPLKLNALELLTVSLERAAFHVLAGDLWCGTEDGGGLRVVFMIHLPHHNVQEKDYA
- a CDS encoding MFS transporter; the encoded protein is MRDSLTPRLRWATGIAVGLDGYNLTVVTASLIALTRQFHLSDFATIELALGTLFGSLLGGILAGTLTDHVGRLKVFTYDLWFFVLFSLTSALSPSFGILLVSRIFLGFAIGADYAIAPAYVAEFSPSKNRGFQLGFIWLMWPIGTTLSFVLSGIIFSVVPPLIAWRIVFALAALPAVVGIWLRKSLPESPRWLIAMGQEDQGHQLIDTYQLEPVNYSYPDPHTTSFRQSFANRWILILGTWFFLTMASYGMGLILPVMLTRSGLTGQMGAIWGTALVNVGGIVGSFVAMWHLDRIGRKSLQIVGFGIASLMLGLVAALTAASHVAPFVIILLLTVGETMSMYGPGTVTGIYPAELFPTHRRATALGVATAVSRLGAIAGALLFGLINQQGGLSPVAGVAALIMLGGSLLTWIFGTETRQRSLEDLNAPSGVFDRSEML
- a CDS encoding ATP-binding response regulator codes for the protein MTIVDILIGLGALVMCFAGQGTWKVIQILSSNRYRKTWQLVFGFICVFTIGYLLTLGLLIAEARSSFSLIIPGMVFLLGAIFVFMVVRLGRLTIEDLQASTKAAEAANQAKSTFLANMSHELRTPLNAIIGYSEMLSESAEDLEDEGFAQDLEKIHRAGKHLLALINDILDISKIESGKMDLFLETFAVDDLIRDVSETIGPLMQANHNEFIVHQEPWLGYLHADLTKVRQTLFNLLSNAAKFTTQGTVELRVNRIRQGHDVFVEFVVRDTGIGLSPEQQSRLFQAFSQADASTTRKYGGTGLGLAISRHFCQMMGGDITVESVEGQGSTFTVKLPGLVQQSPGVEESSNNQYTVLVIDDDPTVLDLMQRMLTPMGYRVITALTGLEGLKLALQGMPDVIILDILLPMVDGWSILTRIKREPLLMDIPVILLSMAPDAQRGYALGAVDVLAKPINRDRLFSALQKSVTGSRRSVLIVEDHEDTRHLIRQQLELAEWMCEEAENGTQALEQLKSFIPAVIVCDLLMPEMDGFELIAILRRNPAWQRIPIIVLTAKDMTTDDYQRLTGSVERVILKGSYTKDELMRELQRMIQTVSKRAG
- a CDS encoding response regulator — its product is MSKILLVEDNEMNRDMLSRRLTRRHYEVILATDGQEGVERCRSEHPDVVLMDISLPVLDGWQAIALLKHDPLTQNIPIIALTAHALAADRQRAFDEGCEDFDTKPVDLPRLIGKIEAVLAKSRQ
- a CDS encoding response regulator, whose translation is MTNLEQFLQEAKCLLVDDQETNLDLLSRILKRRGYCHIYQTQDPTRVVPMVKTLAPDIILLDLHMPEMDGFEVMAALRPVIPPTTFLPILVLTADMRSESKQRALAEGARDFLVKPFDPIEVALRVKNLLETRMLYLDLSAQNAVLEQKVRERTKELEAAKQEILRLLTRW